Within the Gossypium raimondii isolate GPD5lz chromosome 12, ASM2569854v1, whole genome shotgun sequence genome, the region GGAATCAAAGACCCAACGATTCGTCCTTCAACTgcttacccttaatctgctcaATCCATGATGGCTTATTCCTGAAGCTCGGCTAATTAACTTCCACcatcaaataaacttaggcGAGAAAATATCACCCTGATTAAATCAGTCATACCCTAGGGCTCAGTGCATCaaccaccacattggccttaccagggTGGTATTCAAAGGTGCAGTCATAGTCTttaagcagctcaatccatctgCGCTGCCTAAGATTAAGTTCCTTCTGAGTGAgaagatacttgaggctcttatgatcaatgtagatgatacacttctcaccatacaaataatgcctctAGATTTTCAGTGCGAATACCATAGCTGGcaactccaagtcatgcgtCAGATAATTTACCTCATGGGTCTTAAGGTGACGAGACGCATAGGCTACCACCTTACTatcctgcatcaacacacatcccaaaccgacatctgatgcatcactataaacagtAAACTCCTTTCCAAGCTTCGGCTGTATCAGAACAAGGGCATCAATCAGTAcagtcttgagcttctcaaagctctcttactGTGCATCATTCCAGTTAAACGACAAACCCTTACGTAGCAGCTTAGTCAAAGGTGCTGCAATCAATGAAAAAACCCTTTACTAATCATCGATAATATCTCGCCAGTCGCAAAAAACTGCGGATCTCAAACTTGTTCCTAGGCTGCTTTCACTCCAACACAGCCTCAATCTTTCgaggatcaacttgaatcccctCAGTTGAAACTACATGACTAAGAAATGTCTCCTCACGCAGCCATAACTCAcacttactaaacttagcatagagctatttttccctcaaagttTGAAGAATGACTCGaaggtgctcatcatgctcatcctcattCCTCGAGTAAACCAGTACgtcatcaatgaataccaccacaaaccgatccagataaggctggaacactcgattcattaaatctatgAAAGTTTTCGGTGCATTAGTCAGTCCGAATGACATCACTAGGAACTtgtagtgaccataacgagtcctaaatgttGTCTTATGAACATCAACCTCTTTAACCCTTAATTTATGATATCCAGATCGAAGGTCAATCATAGAGAAAATCAAAGCTCCTCgaaactggtcaaacagatcatttATCCTCGGTAGggggtacttattcttaatggtcAATTTATTCAACTGCTTGTAGTTGATGCACATACGCATGGAtctatcctttttctttacaaatagaACCGGTGCTCCCCATGGAGATACACTAGGGCAGATGAACCCACGATCTAAAAGCTCTTGAATCTAAGCCTTAAGCTCCAcaagctccttcggtgccattctATAGGGAATGATGGACATCGGAGTTGTACCAGGAATGAGCTctatcccaaactccacttcacGACTCAGAGGTAAACCCGATAGATCATTAGGAAAGACATCCGGAACATCCTTTACCGTTCTGATATCCCTAACTGTAGAGTCCCTAGAATCTGAAACACTTACATAGGCCCAGaatgcctcacatcccttacgaaccaactttTCCGCCACCagtgcagagatcacattagataagtacTTCTAACGTTCTCCGATCATGACTACTTCCAAATCCTCCTCAGCGATTTTCTCCTTCTCGACCAGGGTAGAAAGATCTTGGTTCCTCTGCAGGGTTGTCAAaactctcaaattatctctAAAGCTAACCTCAAAGCAGACACATTGCTCATTCTCAGATGCCACTATACCTCACGCATAGCGGCTCAATCTAAGAAACTCGGTCTCGTACTCGACCACTGATCCATCCCCCTGTGTAAGATTCAAAAACTCCCTCCTACGTGCATCTACATAACTAGCTCTGACATATTTCCCTTGAAAGgcggtcttaaagaactcccaaGTCAGATGTTCGGcctgagtgccctccttaacagTTAGCCACCATTGATGAGCCTTGTCCCGCAGCAGCAAGACTGCaccctttaatttttgcttAGGGGTGCAATCAAGATCATCCATGATCCTCTCCATGGCCTCAATCCAGTACTCAGCCACATTGGGGGCGACCCCAGTGGCATCCCTGAAGAGCTCAGCTCCACTAGACCGGAGTCGTTCCGTAACTGACCCTCTCCAAAATTCTTAGCATAGCCTGGGACAATGCATCATCCCCAGCTATGCAATcttgagacccagtctcagtagCAGGCGACACTGGCATCTCACTCGTATCCAAATTTGGCAGATTACCAGCTGACGAAGACCCAACTCGAGCAcctctacggcctctaccaCAGCCTCTTGTACCCCGT harbors:
- the LOC105762120 gene encoding uncharacterized protein LOC105762120, which gives rise to MRMCINYKQLNKLTIKNKYPLPRINDLFDQFRGALIFSMIDLRSGYHKLRVKEVDVHKTTFRTRYGHYKFLDSKVVAYASRHLKTHEVNYLTHDLELPAMKELNLRQRRWIELLKDYDCTFEYHPGKANVVVDALSPRAILREAHGNPYSMHPSGNKMYRDFHELYWWPGLKREVTDFVGRCLTCQQVKANHQLPSGLLQPIKIPFWKWDLVTMDFVNGLPLPPTKKDSI